From Zea mays cultivar B73 chromosome 3, Zm-B73-REFERENCE-NAM-5.0, whole genome shotgun sequence:
AGTTGCCGGCGGTGAGTACCGCGACCTCATCTCCCTCTCTTCATCCTCTCTCACATCTCGGCTAGGGTTAGGTCATCTCACCAAGCCACCGTGATGCAGCAGCTCCGTCACAGCAGGGCATGGCAGATGGCGCCACCTCttacctccgcagtccgccaggcaaAGGAAGGCCCACCAGGTGGCTGCGCGAGTGCCAAGCGTGGATGGGGTGCCAAGCATGGATGGGCGTGGCCAAGAGCTAAGACCCTAACTTTTGGTGAATCTCATGGCCGCGCTCTCCTTCCTCTCCACACTCTGTCTCGGCACCGTCCCGCACTCTCGCTCTCAATGCCACCATCGCCACTGACGAGGCCTCGTCTCCGTCGGCCCCTGTTCTGCCCACCGGCAGTATGACAGATGAACCCCATGTCTCTGGCGGAGGGAATGGCGAGGCAAAGCATAGGTAGGCACTGAACGGACCCGACACAGCCTGATCCAGTTAATTGGCGTTGCGCTCGTTCTCCCTGTTCAGATCTGAGGGTTCAGTTTGGTTGTCTCAGGCAGCAACGGTGTCACGAACGCGACATCAAAGGTGAAATTCTTTTCGCGTTCAACTAATCCCCCTATGTCATTCGATGATAATCCCTTGCTTACTTTGGTAATGGTTTGGCTATTGCACATAGACTATTGTTGCTCTGAATGTTGCACGGTGTCTTCTTCGAAGAATACTGGGTTGATTCGGCTACAACATTTAAATGCAGCTAACCCTTGGTGCTTCTCCAGTAGTCCAGCGCATGTGCTTCAGTTATTTGTACAAGAACTTTTTTGTTGGCTGTTATAATCATGCCAGTTGCAGATTGACCATGCAGAGTAGTGAATAGCGAGGATGGCTGATACTATAATTTTCTCGCCATTTGGCTACTCATAGGCTCTCAATAATCGAGGATATTATTTTCAGGCATCAAATCATGTCTGTCCTATGTAGGGAAAGAAGACCTGGGTAATGCCTTGTTATGCCCATATGAGATTACGAGCACACTGAATTTAAGCTTTCTTCTATCTTTAATCATGTTCTAACTACTAGCATGGAGGAAGAAGATGTACAATTCAAGCAGGTATTGACCCATTCCTTTTTCTCTAAACCTGACTTCAGTCAGCAAGTTGGTTAATTCAGTGCCAAGTTACTAATAAAATCCATTTTTTGCTTTGTGGTGACTATCATCCCTTGTACGTTTGTTCCTTTGGTCTTGCACGTTTTAGTATATACATATGTTTTTGTTTTGCTTTTTTTGTCCCAATTAACAAGAACAGAACCTGTGTTGACTTTCAGTTCTATCTTTTTATAGATAAATATAGATAAAAGTGTCACATCTTATTACCGTAAATGAATTCATTTTTATATTCTTCTACCTTTTTTTAGCTTAGTACAATCAAAGGATATGCAACATAAAGTAGGCCTCAGTTTAAATTTGAGCTTGAATTACCTGTATGATTCGCATGTGGAATAATGGGTCACCAATGCACAAGTTTGCTAGTTGACGTCCTGCCCTGTTCTACAGCATGGACTCCTGCCCAGTTCTACAGCATGGACTCCTTCCAGACCGCCAACAACCCCGTCCGCACCCAGGCATCAGCAAGACAACACAACAATTGGATGGAATCTATGCACTCTTTGCAGTATTGAGGCTTGCTGTTGTTGATACAAAAGCAGGTTTTCCACAATTTCTTTTATCCACGTGCCTTTTTTGTATGCTTGCTAGCACATTTTGCCTTAAATATGGTTTGATGAATATGCAGATGGTGCCATTCTGAAGGAGGAACTGTGGACATTGATTGCTCAAAATGAACCCTCATTAATCTCTTTACAGTTGGTAATTCTGTTGTTCTGAGTTTTCCACTAAGAATACTTTATTATCCCACAAAATGACACTAAGAATACTTTATTATCGGCTAGGATGTTGCGACTTCATCGGCAGCGAGGTTGTTGCCCTCACCGAGAGCATCGGCAAGCCGCTCGCCGATGTGCTCAAGGAGCTCGGGAAGAGGGTTCTAGACTCCCTTGTGAAGACCCGCGTCGAGGATGATGGCTTCACTATCAAGTACATTCCTAGGATTACCCGGACTAGATTTAGCTCTTGTGATTTTGCATTCTACTACATTTTTACTTGTTCTGCTGCATTGACAGCTCCAGAAGAGGGTTCCAGACTCCCTTGTGAAGACCCGCGTTGAGGATGATGGGCTTCACTATCAAGTACATTCCTAGAATTACCCGTACTAGATTTAGCTCTTGTGATTTTGCATTCTACTACATTTTTACTTGTTGTTCTGCTGCATTGACTGAAAGTACTTATACACCTGTCCAATCCTAGAATTACTAGATCATGGTCCTCCCTAGATTCAGCCCATGCCAGCTTGGCCTGATTACTCAGGTATTCGTTTTGTCTTAATGGTGCTACATTGCTGCTGTGTAAGTGTTTGTGTGCACTTGGAACGTATTGATTAGTGCTGACTAATGAGATAAACTAATGTCACTCAAGTTCAGGTTGTAGATGTAACTGTTTTATCTAGATCCAAGTACTTTATCTGGCATTTATGTGGTAGGGAGTGTTTTACAAGCTCATCAGATCATTGTATTGCATTCTACTTTGTTGTCTCACTGCTCCTTCTACAGAAATAAAAATCAGGGCCACCGGTTGTATGGTTTTTGAAGGATGTGACTGGAAACTATTTGTTATCAAAACAAACCGGATGTTAGAAAATTTAACTTGGTATACTACATTGTTTGTCATGCTGCTTTTTATGTACTCAAACTGTGTAATGTTGTCATTCTGTGTAGGGTCATTGCCATCCAAAAGTCCTGAGAGCTTTGGTAGAACAGACATGATTATTTAAGAGTTGTATTTGTGCCCTTTTTACCTCTTCGATGAATTATTCTGTCAGTATTTGATAGTCATGAGCGCCTTGCTATGCTTCAATTATTAACTATCAATTATGTAACAGCCTCGAGTCATGGGCCATAATTGACAAATGCATTCTCTTGGTATGAGTGGCCTTAACCTCTGAAAAATTGCCATCTTGGAGCCTTGGAAGATATATATCAGAACATAAGGATTTTGTAAGCATTTGAAACTATAGTACTTGCTCAGTAATCACTTCTTTAAAGTAAAAGTGTCATTAGATTGAGTAGCTCCATGTGCTATGCAGACAGATACATTTATGGCTCAGCAGTTCTTATTTCAAAGGCAATGGCAGCGAATTCATAAATATGCACAAAAGCTGGGTATCTACATCATGGGTGACATGCCTACATATGTTGGCTACCATAGTGCAGATGTTTGGGCGAACACACATTTGTACATTGAGTTTAATGACCGCGGGTTTGTTAATCAATGGGGACCTATTATCAACACAAAAATGTCTCCTGGTGCATTGCTAGCTGCTAGATATTTTACTTTACCAATTTGTTGTGATTCTGATGTTCACAAGGTCAGGGCTTCATAGTCTATAATAATTGGTTATATGAAATGAAATTTACAGCTGGAGAAGAAAAGACACATGAGATTCTGGGCAAACTTGAAGAACCTACCTCCAGTGCAAATCTAATTTCAACACCAGCTGTTGAGAAGGGTTTTTTCGAGCTTAAAACAAGCTGTACTGACCTTCACAGTGTTGTGGGGGATCTGCTTCCATCCGCAAAGGCAGTTGTAGATGATATATTGGCTGCAAGGATGGAGAAAGGCGTTAGTTTGAAAGCTGAAGAAGTAAGAGGTCAACGAACAACTTGTGGCACTGCAGGCCTATGTGCTCTTAATGATAAAGACAGGGGTCCAAGTATAGGTAAACCTCGCAGCCTTATGAATTGGAACCCAACAGCACAGACCTTTCAGGTGAGCATTCGTTTTTAAATGAGTTATCTTTGCTTTTGAACTTTGTTCACAATGGACATGCTTTCATTGTTAAATTGAACTTGTGACTGTA
This genomic window contains:
- the LOC109944976 gene encoding uncharacterized protein; this translates as MTLRILYYRLGCCDFIGSEVVALTESIGKPLADVLKELGKRVLDSLVKTRVEDDGFTIKYIPRITRTRFSSCDFAFYYIFTCSAALTAPEEAGEEKTHEILGKLEEPTSSANLISTPAVEKGFFELKTSCTDLHSVVGDLLPSAKAVVDDILAARMEKGVSLKAEEVRGQRTTCGTAGLCALNDKDRGPSIGKPRSLMNWNPTAQTFQWEESGPECSESSLRRPPLPIVPVSPLAPRENKNGRRKARRWCLLEETLRKGVEQYGRGNWKEILDNNLDVFICRLPVDLKDKWRNMIIR
- the LOC103649948 gene encoding protein ILITYHIA; this encodes MYNSSSMDSCPVLQHGLLPDRQQPRPHPGISKTTQQLDGIYALFAVLRLAVVDTKADGAILKEELWTLIAQNEPSLISLQLVILLF